A portion of the Patescibacteria group bacterium genome contains these proteins:
- the ftsW gene encoding putative lipid II flippase FtsW produces the protein MREVTIKKPDYRLLAALGVLLLFGLIMLSSASSAVGVARYGDASYFLKRQLLFGVLPGLLFFSIVARIDYRLLKRLALPLFIFALSLLVLVLIPGIGQEYNGARRWLSVAGYNFQPSEIMKLALIIYLSVWLDSRGRTIKDYRTGLMPFLAIIGGVFLLIVAQPDLGTAITIGGVAVGMYFLANAPYRDIGIIGVLSATGLAGLIAVAPYRMERLLTFLHPERDPLGDGYHINQALLAIGSGGFWGRGYGHSRAKFQYLPEVSGDSIFAVIGEELGFVFTVALIMLYGYIFLRILRIAERAPDTFGRLLVAGIGIWLFVQMMVNVGAMVALFPLTGLPLPFISYGGTALMTMLTGIGILMSVSRQSAR, from the coding sequence ATGCGTGAGGTAACCATAAAAAAACCAGACTATCGATTGCTGGCGGCGCTCGGTGTACTGCTTTTATTCGGTCTCATTATGCTTTCATCGGCCAGTTCGGCGGTCGGTGTTGCGCGGTATGGCGACGCCAGTTATTTCTTAAAGCGGCAGTTACTATTCGGCGTACTACCTGGGTTACTATTTTTTTCAATAGTTGCGAGAATTGATTACCGTTTATTGAAGCGATTGGCGTTGCCGTTGTTTATATTTGCCCTGTCGTTACTTGTTCTCGTGCTCATACCGGGAATTGGCCAAGAGTACAATGGTGCTCGTCGTTGGTTGTCAGTTGCTGGGTATAATTTTCAGCCCAGTGAAATAATGAAATTGGCACTCATTATATATTTGAGTGTCTGGCTGGACAGTAGAGGTCGAACAATCAAAGACTATCGCACTGGTTTGATGCCGTTTCTGGCAATTATCGGCGGTGTTTTTTTGCTTATTGTGGCGCAACCAGATTTGGGAACCGCTATTACTATCGGCGGCGTTGCGGTTGGTATGTACTTTTTGGCAAATGCTCCATACCGCGATATTGGCATTATTGGTGTACTGTCCGCCACTGGTCTGGCAGGGCTAATTGCTGTTGCGCCGTACCGAATGGAACGATTGTTAACTTTTTTACATCCTGAGCGTGACCCACTGGGCGATGGCTACCATATTAACCAAGCGCTCCTCGCCATTGGCTCGGGTGGGTTTTGGGGAAGGGGCTACGGACATTCCCGAGCAAAGTTTCAGTATTTGCCTGAGGTGAGCGGTGATTCAATTTTCGCTGTCATCGGCGAAGAGCTTGGCTTCGTTTTTACCGTTGCGCTCATTATGCTCTATGGCTACATATTTTTACGCATATTGCGTATCGCTGAGCGGGCACCGGATACCTTCGGTCGGTTACTCGTGGCGGGTATTGGTATTTGGCTTTTTGTACAAATGATGGTAAATGTTGGCGCAATGGTCGCTCTATTTCCACTCACCGGTCTGCCGCTGCCGTTCATTAGTTATGGCGGAACCGCGCTCATGACTATGTTAACGGGCATTGGAATATTAATGAGTGTCTCTCGGCAGTCAGCTCGCTAG
- the mraY gene encoding phospho-N-acetylmuramoyl-pentapeptide-transferase, with protein MSTVALFAVLRILLLAVLSFALAMAWNSFLVDFLSRRRFGKHVRDSGETPVFSSLHKDKRGTPTMGGMLIWVTTAAITGIFWLLAAYSPALFGTLNFLTRAETWLPLGALIAAALVGLVDDLLNIWGRGAVSGGLSIRHRLLLYAVIAAVGAWWFAWKLGWDSVHIPLYGDVVIGWWYALLAFFVIVATAFSVNETDGLDGLAGGVLLIVLAAYAVISFAQDRYDLAAFIAVIEGALLAFLWFNIHPAKYFMGDTGAMSLGVVVGILAMLTDTPLLLPLLGIVLVIESSSVIVQLLSKRLFGRKIFLSTPIHHHFEAIGWPEPQIVMRLWLVTGVSVMLGLALFLIDRVPL; from the coding sequence ATGTCCACTGTCGCCCTTTTTGCTGTCCTTCGCATACTGCTTTTGGCGGTACTATCGTTCGCGTTGGCGATGGCGTGGAATTCATTTTTGGTTGATTTTCTGTCCCGTCGACGTTTTGGCAAACACGTTCGCGATTCCGGCGAGACGCCTGTATTTTCTAGTCTGCATAAAGATAAGCGGGGAACACCCACCATGGGCGGCATGCTGATATGGGTAACGACGGCGGCAATTACGGGAATTTTTTGGCTGCTCGCCGCCTACTCACCAGCACTTTTTGGAACACTCAATTTTTTAACCCGGGCCGAAACGTGGTTGCCATTAGGTGCGCTTATCGCGGCGGCACTGGTTGGCCTGGTGGATGACCTCCTAAATATTTGGGGCAGAGGTGCGGTGAGTGGGGGATTATCAATTCGACACCGTTTACTGCTCTACGCGGTAATCGCCGCGGTTGGTGCCTGGTGGTTCGCATGGAAACTTGGTTGGGATTCCGTTCACATTCCATTGTATGGGGATGTGGTTATTGGCTGGTGGTATGCGTTGCTGGCTTTTTTTGTCATTGTGGCCACCGCTTTTTCAGTAAATGAAACCGATGGTTTAGATGGCTTGGCCGGAGGCGTGTTACTTATTGTGTTGGCGGCGTACGCGGTGATTAGTTTTGCCCAGGATCGCTACGATCTCGCGGCATTTATCGCCGTGATTGAAGGCGCACTGCTGGCATTTTTGTGGTTTAACATTCATCCGGCGAAATATTTTATGGGCGACACTGGGGCCATGTCTTTGGGTGTGGTCGTCGGTATATTGGCCATGCTTACCGATACGCCACTACTACTGCCGTTACTTGGCATCGTTTTAGTTATCGAATCGTCGTCGGTAATTGTGCAGTTACTGTCGAAGCGCTTATTCGGCAGAAAAATTTTCTTATCCACTCCCATCCATCATCACTTTGAAGCTATTGGATGGCCGGAGCCGCAAATTGTCATGCGTTTGTGGTTGGTGACCGGTGTTTCTGTGATGCTGGGGTTGGCACTCTTTCTTATTGATCGCGTACCGCTGTAA
- a CDS encoding ATPase, T2SS/T4P/T4SS family, giving the protein MFTDKQLVKVLQDSQLFSPADIQKYQTEADAKQQHLEAYLVAKRLVSEDSLYESAASVYSVPFLKLGGKPIRKDVLFLVPEPLAKHYQIIAFEADDKTIQLITTDPENIQAVEYIRKKTGKEVTVAVTTPDEWQELMKQYHKSLNAEFRDLSGKPAATVIEGAIEGDKDLKELAEDLPVIRVVDTILEYAIFEGASDIHIEPEDQDVAIRYRVDGILKNVMTLPKNVQSGITARIKVLSNLKLDEHRLPQDGRFKIQTADHKIAFRVSILPTFDGEKLVLRLLDEGGQILTLQQLGLQPKAFELLQKNIAKPHGMILVTGPTGSGKTTTLYTVLNVLNKPEVNISTIEDPVEYRMEHINQSQVSPKIGFTFAAGLRALLRQDPNVIMVGEIRDQETAEIAVNAAMTGHLLLSTLHTNDAVTAIPRLFDMNVPPFLVASTTNMIMAQRLVRKICQTCISSYSLDAAAMKQLERQFDLKLILQSLIEYGSVAKGTDSLDKLLFYRGKGCKQCNNEGYRGRIGIYEVLDIDKEMNEAILRKAVREELLELARKGGMLSMMEDGFLKARAGITTVEEVLRVTQE; this is encoded by the coding sequence ATGTTCACAGATAAACAGCTCGTGAAAGTGTTGCAAGATTCGCAACTCTTTTCTCCAGCAGATATTCAAAAGTACCAAACAGAGGCAGATGCAAAGCAGCAGCACCTTGAAGCCTACCTGGTAGCGAAACGTCTCGTTTCAGAAGACAGCCTCTACGAGAGCGCGGCCAGTGTCTACAGTGTTCCCTTCCTAAAGCTTGGTGGTAAACCAATTCGTAAAGATGTCCTTTTCCTCGTCCCTGAACCACTCGCAAAACACTACCAAATAATTGCCTTTGAAGCCGACGATAAGACCATTCAGCTCATCACAACAGATCCAGAAAATATACAGGCGGTTGAGTACATCAGAAAAAAAACCGGAAAAGAAGTTACGGTAGCGGTTACCACGCCCGATGAGTGGCAGGAGCTGATGAAGCAATATCACAAAAGTCTTAACGCTGAATTTCGAGACTTGAGTGGTAAACCAGCCGCCACCGTCATTGAAGGCGCCATTGAAGGTGACAAAGACTTAAAGGAGCTCGCTGAAGATTTGCCCGTTATCCGTGTCGTCGACACAATTCTTGAGTACGCGATATTTGAGGGTGCGTCTGATATTCATATCGAGCCCGAAGACCAAGACGTCGCCATTCGCTATAGAGTCGATGGTATTTTAAAAAATGTCATGACCTTGCCAAAGAACGTTCAATCGGGCATCACCGCTCGTATCAAGGTCTTGTCGAATCTAAAGCTAGACGAACACCGCCTACCGCAGGATGGTCGTTTTAAAATTCAAACCGCTGATCATAAAATTGCTTTCCGTGTTTCAATTTTGCCAACCTTTGATGGTGAGAAACTTGTTCTGCGATTACTTGATGAAGGTGGCCAAATCCTCACCTTGCAGCAACTTGGCCTTCAACCAAAAGCGTTTGAGCTTTTGCAAAAAAATATTGCCAAGCCTCACGGCATGATTTTAGTGACCGGTCCAACTGGTTCTGGAAAAACAACCACGCTCTACACCGTACTAAATGTGCTCAATAAGCCAGAGGTAAACATTTCGACTATCGAAGACCCGGTTGAGTACCGAATGGAGCACATTAACCAAAGCCAAGTCAGTCCAAAAATTGGCTTCACCTTCGCGGCTGGACTTCGCGCGTTACTGCGGCAAGATCCGAATGTCATCATGGTTGGTGAAATCCGAGACCAGGAAACAGCCGAAATCGCAGTGAACGCGGCCATGACCGGGCACTTACTATTGTCGACCCTACACACAAACGATGCCGTCACCGCTATCCCCCGCCTCTTTGACATGAACGTTCCTCCTTTTTTGGTTGCCTCAACGACGAACATGATTATGGCGCAGCGACTTGTCCGTAAAATTTGCCAAACCTGTATCTCTAGCTACTCGCTTGATGCAGCCGCCATGAAGCAACTGGAACGACAGTTCGATTTAAAGCTTATCTTACAATCTTTAATTGAATACGGCAGTGTGGCTAAAGGCACTGATTCTTTGGATAAATTACTATTTTACCGAGGTAAAGGCTGCAAACAGTGCAATAATGAAGGCTACCGCGGCCGAATTGGCATCTACGAAGTTTTGGATATTGACAAGGAAATGAACGAAGCGATTCTTCGAAAAGCGGTCCGGGAAGAACTTTTGGAACTCGCCAGAAAAGGCGGCATGTTAAGTATGATGGAAGACGGCTTCTTAAAGGCGCGCGCCGGTATTACGACCGTTGAAGAAGTGCTACGCGTTACGCAAGAATAA
- a CDS encoding type II secretion system F family protein — protein MEIAQKKPSKGENGLPSPHFWQRISATEKLFLVQQMKILIRAGVPLTKTLSTLEAQSEKKYTKQVLLAIKSSIEQGNTLAQALTPFMRDFGELMINMIAAGEASGRLDEVLDQLYTQMKKDHEILSKVRGALTYPAIVVLAMFGIGTFMIVFIVPKLTGLFKEVEVALPLPTRILIAVSDFLANHGFLAFLGLVGIISVFTWTIHQPVGKRLWHSLLLRMPVVGRIIRQVNIARFARTVSSFLKTDIPIVKTLETTAHVLGNVHYRAALIEASEKIAKGTTLTKSLEPHANLFNATILQMINIGEESGSLDSILAEAAEFYEGEVSQTMETLPSLLEPILMLLLGFGVGGMAVAIILPLYTLTAAY, from the coding sequence ATGGAAATCGCTCAAAAGAAACCAAGTAAAGGAGAGAACGGGCTACCAAGTCCACATTTTTGGCAACGTATTTCCGCTACCGAAAAACTTTTCTTGGTGCAACAAATGAAAATTTTGATTCGCGCGGGTGTTCCTTTAACAAAGACCTTGTCGACCCTCGAAGCGCAATCGGAAAAAAAATATACCAAACAAGTACTGCTCGCCATCAAGTCATCGATTGAGCAAGGAAATACACTGGCCCAAGCACTCACCCCGTTCATGCGAGATTTTGGCGAACTGATGATTAATATGATTGCCGCGGGCGAAGCAAGCGGACGACTCGATGAAGTGCTTGACCAACTCTACACACAAATGAAAAAGGATCACGAGATTCTTTCTAAAGTACGTGGCGCGCTTACCTATCCGGCAATTGTTGTGCTGGCCATGTTCGGTATCGGAACGTTTATGATTGTTTTCATAGTGCCGAAGTTGACCGGTCTCTTTAAAGAAGTTGAGGTGGCACTACCGCTCCCAACGAGAATTCTTATTGCCGTAAGTGATTTTTTGGCGAACCATGGATTTCTCGCCTTCCTTGGACTCGTTGGCATTATCTCAGTCTTCACCTGGACCATTCATCAGCCTGTTGGTAAGCGGCTGTGGCATAGCTTGCTTCTCCGAATGCCGGTTGTCGGTCGCATTATTCGACAAGTGAATATCGCACGGTTTGCCCGTACGGTCAGTTCTTTTTTGAAAACAGATATTCCCATCGTTAAAACACTAGAAACAACAGCGCATGTTTTGGGTAACGTCCACTACCGTGCGGCACTCATTGAGGCATCTGAAAAAATAGCCAAAGGCACCACGTTAACGAAGTCACTCGAACCACATGCCAATCTCTTTAACGCCACCATCTTACAAATGATTAATATCGGCGAGGAGTCTGGCTCACTCGACAGCATATTGGCCGAAGCGGCCGAATTCTACGAGGGCGAGGTTAGTCAGACCATGGAAACGTTACCATCGTTACTAGAACCAATACTCATGTTACTGCTTGGCTTTGGTGTTGGTGGAATGGCGGTGGCTATCATCTTGCCGCTCTACACACTAACCGCGGCGTACTAG
- the pilM gene encoding pilus assembly protein PilM, protein MRLPHLTLRRAVPPDAFGLDISDDSVKALQLHSHKGTYTLDFAAIGELPSGLIKDGEIINAAGLATSIKELLHPYQDTMVGAAVLSLPEIKTTTQTILVPKHEGAVFSSSLIAALPEFIPNNLEEVYFDAMILSEDDNQWKALVGVSPRAVVDSYVAVMEAVGITPAALDVEPAATVNAVISPALSTGCHAIVNLGRRRSHLIVVDDGKLLFTLNLPIAGELVSQELMNQLSITFAQAEKTKRLCGLDPKKCEGALRRVLEAMVQNLIVRITEGGKYYRDHFADSKAFSSVVLTGGGAELVGLTDVLAAALAIPVTLSDVWANTPLSVRPSLEGEQRFSTVIGLARRGERL, encoded by the coding sequence ATGCGTCTACCACACCTAACACTACGCCGGGCGGTACCGCCAGATGCCTTTGGACTGGACATTTCTGACGACTCAGTGAAAGCGCTTCAGCTCCACAGCCACAAGGGTACCTATACGCTCGACTTTGCAGCCATTGGAGAATTACCAAGCGGACTCATTAAGGACGGCGAAATTATAAATGCCGCCGGTTTAGCAACGAGTATTAAGGAACTACTGCATCCATATCAGGATACAATGGTTGGCGCAGCCGTCCTCTCGTTACCTGAAATTAAAACGACCACGCAAACTATTCTCGTCCCGAAACATGAGGGTGCCGTGTTTTCGTCAAGCCTCATTGCGGCACTGCCAGAATTCATTCCAAATAACCTCGAAGAAGTCTACTTTGACGCAATGATTCTGTCCGAAGATGACAATCAGTGGAAAGCATTGGTTGGTGTATCACCTCGAGCCGTCGTCGATAGCTATGTAGCGGTCATGGAAGCAGTGGGTATCACCCCAGCCGCCCTTGATGTTGAACCGGCCGCGACGGTTAATGCGGTTATCTCGCCTGCGCTCAGCACGGGTTGTCATGCCATCGTTAACCTTGGTCGACGCCGTTCGCACCTTATTGTCGTTGACGACGGAAAATTACTATTCACGCTTAACCTACCCATTGCCGGCGAGTTGGTGTCTCAGGAACTCATGAATCAACTTTCAATAACTTTTGCGCAGGCTGAAAAAACAAAACGGCTGTGCGGGCTTGATCCAAAAAAGTGCGAAGGTGCATTGCGACGGGTCTTAGAGGCTATGGTACAAAATCTTATCGTTCGCATTACGGAAGGTGGTAAATACTACCGCGACCATTTCGCCGACAGTAAAGCATTCTCCTCAGTTGTTCTGACAGGCGGCGGGGCCGAACTTGTTGGGCTCACTGACGTACTCGCTGCCGCACTCGCTATTCCAGTAACCCTCAGTGATGTTTGGGCAAATACTCCCCTTTCAGTACGTCCATCGTTAGAGGGAGAGCAACGATTCAGCACAGTAATTGGTCTAGCACGACGAGGAGAACGACTATGA
- a CDS encoding PilN domain-containing protein, translating into MMFVLNLIPEGVKERLRLEKLWRTLRSLLLIAALGILFAGIIILTARLILQHQFNRIVNETTLVTGGRHALENSIRSLNVDLSKANKMLQSAFDWPIFIDDFVALLPSGVTVTSMTFVIGDESTVVGTARTRDDLLSFKRALEDSPLVEKVDLPITDLLARDNPAFTMRFTIRHATPKR; encoded by the coding sequence ATGATGTTCGTATTAAACCTTATCCCAGAGGGCGTCAAAGAGCGGCTCCGTTTAGAAAAACTGTGGCGTACCTTACGCTCACTACTCCTTATCGCCGCGCTCGGCATACTCTTCGCAGGCATTATTATCCTCACGGCGCGGCTCATACTGCAGCACCAATTTAACCGCATCGTGAACGAAACTACGCTCGTTACCGGTGGCCGACACGCACTTGAGAATTCAATTCGCTCTCTAAATGTTGATTTATCAAAGGCAAATAAAATGCTCCAGTCGGCTTTTGACTGGCCCATCTTCATTGACGATTTCGTTGCTTTACTCCCGAGCGGTGTTACGGTAACGAGTATGACGTTTGTCATTGGTGACGAATCAACTGTTGTCGGTACGGCACGAACTCGTGACGACCTTCTATCGTTCAAACGCGCCCTTGAAGATTCTCCACTCGTGGAGAAGGTTGACCTCCCTATCACTGATCTGCTAGCTCGCGATAACCCCGCATTCACTATGCGTTTTACCATTCGCCATGCAACTCCCAAACGTTAA
- the rpmA gene encoding 50S ribosomal protein L27 yields MAHKKAGGSTALGRDSHGQRLGVKVNQGEFATAGSIIVRQRGTKIRPGTNVMRGSDDTLFAKAAGVVRFTSRKVKAYTGRLKMVKFVHVEAKA; encoded by the coding sequence ATGGCCCATAAAAAAGCGGGTGGATCTACCGCCCTAGGCCGAGATTCCCATGGTCAACGTCTTGGTGTTAAAGTAAACCAAGGTGAGTTTGCCACGGCCGGCTCAATTATCGTTCGTCAAAGAGGTACAAAAATTCGACCTGGCACAAACGTGATGCGAGGCAGTGATGACACCCTTTTCGCCAAAGCGGCGGGCGTCGTGCGCTTCACCTCTCGTAAGGTCAAAGCCTACACTGGACGATTGAAGATGGTTAAATTCGTTCACGTCGAGGCCAAAGCATAA